The DNA segment TTGGGTGGACATAGTCCAGCGgagcacaaaatatcttcaatagagATAACTGCCCCAGTATAAGATCTTCTCTGGCTTAAAATATTTGTAAAGAACATTCAATTTTGTGAATGTTAATGTACCTGAAACACCTTTAAAATCGGAGGATTTAGACTCTCGTTGAACGTAGACACAACCAAGGCACTTGCTGCAAATTAAAGCAATAACAAAGCCATCATCGTCTAGCTTACTTATCAGGAAATTAGATgagattaaaatcacaagtacacattgtAATTTTCATGAAACAGCTGTCACAGTCTAAAGGCctatgattttaatattttttttagaaattgAATACATGCCTTGAAGATACACACAACCAAGGCACTTGCTGCAATAAAAGCAATAGCAAAGCCATCATCTAGCTGGCTCATCAGGAAATTAGatgaaattgaaatcacaaatccaCATTGTAATTTCAAGAAACTGTACTACAGTCTAAAGGCCTATGATTTTATCCATTTTTTTCAGAAATTGAAAGATAAATAGCAGAATCCATATCAGGACTTTTAGAGCTTATGAAAATGAAATATAGTAAGATGACCTCAAACTTtgttaaaatgtctaaataatATTTCTTAGGGTGCCTCATTTAAAAGAATATTTTCATATTGTTGATCCTAAAGGTGAACTTTGATCTAAGTAACTAATTAACAATTTAATTGATCTAAAAATGACTTCTGTAATTCAACATTGAGGAGCACCTTTTAAATTAATTCCAGACATAATTCAACTATCTGTCTCATACAACAACTCCAAAAAAGAGGCTCACCATGACATATGTGGTCAGGGTTAGGTTGGTATTGTTTTACTAGTAATATGATCTCATCAAGATTGAGGCACTGGACCATAATCCCATTTGGTGAAAAAGATTCAGATAAACATAGAACAAGGAATATGGTATCATCcacaaaaaaaaagtaatatgCTTATTTCAATTTGGCAATCATGCATCTACagctactaaagaagaaaattttattcTCACCATCTTTATTAGGTAAACATGCTATTTATTGTCTACCAAAAGATCAGCAATTTTAAAGAGAAGACCAAATCTATCTTACAAAAGTAAGTGCCGCTATGGCATCACAAAGACTTTTTCTAAGAAATGTAAGGGTTGCAGGGGAAAAGCCCATAATTAGTTAATTtgaatcaataaaaaaatattcagatTTTTATACTCAAATGTTCCTTTCTGAGTGAAAAGAATGTAGTAATTCTTAAAATGATGATAAATAGATGCAGCATAGAATCTAGTACCAAGTTAAATATGCCAGACTAGTTGGCatcaaaatcacaaaacaaggtcTCAACAGTAAATTACAAATAACAAACTAACAAAATAAAGAAGCAAGTACCTGATGAGACCCACTAGGGGAAGCTTAGCTACTGATCTCTTCATCAATGAATTTCAGGACGGCAAAATTGCAATATGTCAGATCAATATAACACATACATCAGCTTCTTAGTTTTCACACAGATGTGATAAATAACATACCTTTGCAACAAAACTTGGAAAGGATGATGACATATGATAGAGAATATCCACATATGAAATATGATTAGACACAACTGCACCTGGTCTTTCCGATTCATCAGCCTGATCTCTGCAGCCATCCTGACAAATTAGAAGGGAAAAAATATGCATATTATATACAATAAACAGATTTTCTGGGTATAAGTTTTAGCTATCTTGAGTCTATGATTCAACAAGGAGGAGAATTGATGAAGATATTGCCCTCAAAATAAACTTCGGGTGATTAAAATGGATAAtggcatcaagcataatttctgtTGCAAAAGGAGAAACGGTGTCTGAGGGAAGGCATTCCGCTTGATAGGAGGGCTTTTCTGAGTACTTGAAGGTAGCTCAAGAGAGGGAGTCAAGGGTGAAGTGTTGGTGGGAGTTGTTAGGGGGATCCTTCCTATCATATGGCATttaaattgaaataaaataaaataattataagacACTTGTATCGCTAATATTGCTTTATGTAGAGTGTTGGCCAATTATAAAATGAAATGAACAAAAAATGTAACTAAGATAAAATGTTGAGAAGATATATAGAATTactaggaaaaataaaataagataaacTTTAGTTCACAACCAATTAGGTATAGGACTAACAGAGGATAAAATGATAAGATGGCATGGAGATATTCAAAGGAGACTATAAATGCTATGATTATATTAGATGAGTGAATTGGGATTTGTACTATAAGATGAGGTGGAGGGAGACGTAGCTCGATGATGTGAAAATATCAATGTAGTCAGGTGCAAATAATTGTTTATTGCATCTCCTTGTTATGTTTATTATTAGTATTCTTAGGAGGCTCTTTAATTATTTGAATCAAGCATGCATGCACTTTAATAATTTGAATCAAGCATTCATGAAGGTTAATTGTTCACACTCTCCTTCTGTGCATGTCTCTCATGAAGTGCTTTCAAGAAACAAAGTTTGTCTAGCTCATGTACTATGTAAACTCTTAAAAGCTAGACATTTAAATGAAAAGATGGTAACTCGAAATGCATGCCCAAGTAACCATTAATACCAGCAGAGGATGGTGTGAGCATGAAATCCACATGATTTATTTCACAACAATTCTTTATTCAAGAAACAATTGGACATAATGAAAAATCAATTCATAGTTATTATCTTTCTTGAATCAATTGGGTCAAGTATATACCTCGTTTCCAATGCTCCTGTGACTCTCTTTGATCCAATAAAAACCAAACGTAAAGAGCATTGCCCTAGAACAGAATCTCCCGCATCGGACCACCACCTCCCTCCTCCACCCACCCATATGGGCGTAGTCCTCCTGCCCATCCTCCTCATGCGGAGCGGAGAACAGCGTGCAAATCCGGCATATCAGGTAGTAAATCACCAATATCAACATCCCAAGCACCAAGCGGATCGGGACCAGCGTCACCGCCGCGATCCCCAGCATCACCTTCTCCGTCGCGGGGATCTCGCCTCGCCCCATCGTCCCGTACGCGTCCCTCCGCACATACGGTGCGTACTTTCGCTCCAACTCCTCAATGCTCTCGGCCGTTGGGCTTGCTGCGGGGGTGTCGGACTTGAGGAGCGGCTGCTCGTCCTTCAGCGTGGCGCCGCGTTCAGGGGAGACGCTGACGGTGTCTTCGCGGGTTCCGTTGGCTCCGGTGAGGCTATTGAGTTCGGACGCCATTGCAGAAACCATAACCATAACCCTAACCCTAAGCGTCGATCCAAGAAAAACAAGCCATGACAGATCGATAAAGGTCCGGTGGACGATGACTTCGCGGGCCGACCACGCACACGGGAAGGACAGTTGAGATCATCAGATCCGTTGATTAAATAATGGCTATAAAGATCCTGATCCAACGGTAGAAAAGACAGTTTCTAGTTTTCtttttcaataatatatataattataaaaaaaaggcaAAGATGCGAAGCTTACTATTCTTATTTTTCTTACTATTTATAAatttttactattgataatccttaaaaaaattaaaaatatttttttgttatttataatccCTATATTACctatttatcctttttttttcctcacaACTTCTTTTTTTAACTCTCGTCCGACCTCTCCCCTATCACCCCATCGAGGGAGAAGagacgaaaaaaaaaagaaatgaggatgagaaaaaaaaaggtattTATATACATTTACAAATGAATAAtttagaatattaaaaaaattaaaattaaattataagtaattaaaaaatttataatatagtaATCTTGAAAGATAATTATATCCGTACTAAGTATTAATCTAacctaaaatttttaaaataatatatatatatatatatatatatatatatatatataaagaaattattatttatatcttttcCGTTTAGTATATTAAAAgttcgagatgagttgaacaaatATAATAGTGTTAAACTAATGAATGAACTGATCGATTATATAATCAACTGTCAAATTAGAATTAAAAActaaaaaatacctaaaaatgGTATTTGATTTACGAGTATGATACCGTAAAATTTCTCTAACTTGCCTCAAACTCAAACTTCAAGAATAATGTAACATGAATATTTACTCTCTTGGTTTAcctcatttttatttattttagggGTTTTTGGATTTGATACGTTAATACATTTCATTAAAGAGTGTAAAAATGTAAAGTTTGTCCAATAAAAAATTACTGCATTTGGACTTtctaattttattaattttaggtTTTGTCGAAACATTTTTATCTTGCTCAGTAATTAAGTATGTTTCATTTGCGAGTGTAACACTATAAAGCTTATTTGATGCACCTCAAACTCACAGTGAAAGGAAAATTCGTGAATTTGCTAGATCGACATTGTTCGACATTTTATGGTTGTAGAAATATGGAATATTCAATTATCAAAGTGCGAAGTCCACAAAATTATTATATACTTTAGGGTTTCTCAAAACAAgggt comes from the Musa acuminata AAA Group cultivar baxijiao chromosome BXJ2-8, Cavendish_Baxijiao_AAA, whole genome shotgun sequence genome and includes:
- the LOC135581235 gene encoding lysophospholipid acyltransferase LPEAT1-like isoform X1, giving the protein MVMVSAMASELNSLTGANGTREDTVSVSPERGATLKDEQPLLKSDTPAASPTAESIEELERKYAPYVRRDAYGTMGRGEIPATEKVMLGIAAVTLVPIRLVLGMLILVIYYLICRICTLFSAPHEEDGQEDYAHMGGWRREVVVRCGRFCSRAMLFTFGFYWIKESHRSIGNEDGCRDQADESERPGAVVSNHISYVDILYHMSSSFPSFVAKRSVAKLPLVGLISKCLGCVYVQRESKSSDFKGVSGVVTERIQEAHENKLCPMMLLFPEGTTTNGDYLLPFKSGAFLAKVPVLPVILRYPYCRFSPAWDSISGVRHVFLLLCQFVNHIEVIWLPVYYPSEQEKEDPKLYANNVRKLMATEGNLTLSDIGLAEKRIYHAVLNGNSLPRVLHQKDD
- the LOC135581235 gene encoding lysophospholipid acyltransferase LPEAT1-like isoform X2; protein product: MVMVSAMASELNSLTGANGTREDTVSVSPERGATLKDEQPLLKSDTPAASPTAESIEELERKYAPYVRRDAYGTMGRGEIPATEKVMLGIAAVTLVPIRLVLGMLILVIYYLICRICTLFSAPHEEDGQEDYAHMGGWRREVVVRCGRFCSRAMLFTFGFYWIKESHRSIGNEDGCRDQADESERPGAVVSNHISYVDILYHMSSSFPSFVAKRSVAKLPLVGLISKCLGCVYVQRESKSSDFKGVSGVVTERIQEAHENKLCPMMLLFPEGTTTNGDYLLPFKSGAFLAKVPVLPVILRYPYCRFSPAWDSISGVRHVFLLLCQFVNHIEVIWLPVYYPSEQEKEDPKLYANNVRKLMATEGNLTLSDIGLAEKRIYHAVLNGLCVQS